From the genome of Cedecea lapagei, one region includes:
- the hrpA gene encoding ATP-dependent RNA helicase HrpA, producing the protein MEMTKPSLSSLFARLDELMLRDRQRFSRRLHGAKKIKNADAQQALFDTLAAEIDAAAGKVQLRVAARPAITYPENLPVSQKKQDILNAVRDHQVVIVAGETGSGKTTQLPKICMELGRGVKGLIGHTQPRRLAARTVANRIAEELQTEPGGCVGYKVRFSDHVGDNTMVKLMTDGILLAEIQQDRLLMQYDTIIIDEAHERSLNIDFLLGYLRELLPKRPDLKIIITSATIDPERFSRHFNNAPIIEVSGRTYPVEVRYRPMVEDNDDTDRDQLQAIFDAVDELGHESAGDILIFMSGEREIRDTADALTKLNLPHTEILPLYARLSNSEQNRVFQAHVGRRIVLATNVAETSLTVPGIKYVIDPGTARISRYSYRTKVQRLPIEPVSQASANQRKGRCGRVSEGICIRLYSEDDFLSRPEFTDPEILRTNLASVILQMTALGLGDIQAFPFVEAPDKRNIQDGVRLLEELGAITSDEDHSVYKLTPSGRQLSQLPVDPRLAKMVLEAQKFGCVREVMIITSALSIQDPRERPMDKQQASDEKHRRFHDKESDFLAYVNLWNYLGEQQKALSSNQFRRQCKLDFLNYLRVREWQDIYTQLRQVVKELGLPVNSEPGDFRAVHSALLTGLLSHIGQKDTEKQEYTGARNARFSIFPGSGLFKKPPKWTMVAELVETSRLWGRIAARIDPEWIEPLAQHLIKRSYSEPHWEKAQGAVMAQEKVTLYGLPIVAARKVNYSDIDPALCRELFIRHALVEGDWQTRHAFFRDNLRLRAEIEDLEHKSRRRDILVDDETLFEFYDQRIAHDVISARHFDSWWKKTSRETPDLLNFEKNMLIREGAEQVSKLDYPNFWHQGNLKLRLTYQFEPGADADGVTVHIPLPLLNQVEESGFEWQIPGVRRELIIALIKSLPKPVRRNFVPAPNYAEAFLGRATPLELPLLDSLEREFRRMAGVTIDREDWHWDQVPDHLKMTFRVVDEHNKKLKEGKDLSELKGGLKDKVQQTLSAVADDGIEQSGLHIWSFGSLPESYEQKRGNYRMKAFPALVDEKESVAIKLFDNPLEQQQAMWRGLRRLLLLNIPSPVKYLHEKLPNKAKLGLYFNPYGKVLELIDDCISCGIDKLIAQNGGPVWSEEGFAVLHEKVRADLNDTVVEIAKQVEQILTTVFNINKRLKGRVDMTMALGLSDVKAQMSGLVYRGFVTGNGYKRLGDTLRYLQAIEKRLEKMAIDPHRDRAQMLKVESVQQAWQQWLNKLPPASRENEQVQEIRWMIEELRVSYFAQQLGTPYPISDKRILQAMEQVAL; encoded by the coding sequence ATGGAAATGACGAAACCCTCGCTGTCCTCTTTGTTTGCCCGCCTTGACGAGCTGATGCTCCGCGACAGACAACGCTTTTCTCGCCGTCTGCACGGCGCGAAGAAAATAAAAAATGCTGATGCTCAGCAGGCTCTGTTTGACACGCTGGCCGCAGAAATCGACGCCGCCGCTGGCAAAGTACAGCTGCGCGTAGCCGCTCGTCCGGCGATTACCTATCCTGAAAATCTTCCGGTGAGCCAGAAGAAACAGGACATCCTGAACGCTGTGCGCGACCACCAGGTAGTGATCGTGGCGGGTGAAACGGGTTCAGGGAAAACCACCCAGTTGCCTAAAATCTGTATGGAGCTGGGGCGCGGCGTTAAGGGGCTGATCGGCCACACGCAGCCTCGCCGCCTGGCGGCGCGTACCGTGGCAAACCGTATTGCTGAAGAATTGCAAACGGAACCCGGCGGCTGCGTAGGCTACAAGGTGCGTTTCTCCGACCACGTTGGCGATAACACCATGGTCAAGCTGATGACGGACGGGATCCTGCTGGCAGAAATTCAGCAGGACAGGCTGCTAATGCAGTACGACACCATCATCATCGATGAGGCCCACGAGCGGAGCCTGAATATCGACTTCCTGCTCGGCTACCTTCGTGAACTGCTGCCGAAGCGTCCTGACCTTAAGATCATCATCACCTCGGCGACCATTGACCCGGAACGTTTCTCGCGCCACTTCAATAATGCGCCGATCATCGAAGTTTCAGGGCGTACTTATCCGGTGGAAGTGCGCTATCGCCCGATGGTTGAAGACAACGATGATACCGACCGCGATCAGCTGCAGGCTATTTTCGATGCCGTTGACGAGCTTGGTCATGAAAGCGCGGGCGATATTCTGATCTTCATGAGCGGCGAGCGTGAAATTCGCGATACGGCAGACGCGCTGACGAAGCTTAATTTGCCGCATACGGAGATCCTGCCGCTCTATGCTCGCCTGTCCAACAGCGAGCAAAACCGCGTTTTCCAGGCTCATGTCGGGCGGCGCATCGTGCTGGCGACCAACGTTGCGGAAACCTCGCTGACCGTGCCGGGCATTAAGTACGTTATCGACCCGGGCACGGCGCGCATCAGCCGTTACAGCTATCGCACCAAGGTCCAGCGCCTGCCGATCGAGCCGGTTTCTCAGGCTTCAGCAAATCAGCGTAAAGGCCGCTGCGGTCGCGTGTCGGAGGGGATTTGTATTCGCCTTTACTCCGAAGATGACTTCCTGTCGCGCCCCGAGTTTACCGATCCGGAAATCCTGCGTACCAACCTTGCATCCGTTATTTTGCAGATGACGGCGCTGGGGCTGGGGGATATTCAGGCTTTCCCGTTCGTTGAGGCGCCGGACAAGCGTAATATTCAGGACGGCGTTCGCCTGCTGGAAGAGCTGGGCGCTATTACCAGCGATGAAGATCACAGCGTTTATAAACTGACGCCCTCTGGCCGTCAGCTTTCACAGCTGCCTGTCGACCCGCGTCTCGCCAAAATGGTGCTGGAAGCGCAGAAGTTTGGCTGCGTGCGTGAGGTGATGATCATTACCTCTGCGCTGTCCATTCAGGATCCGCGCGAGCGTCCAATGGACAAGCAGCAGGCGTCGGATGAGAAGCACCGTCGTTTCCACGATAAAGAGTCGGACTTCCTGGCTTACGTGAACCTGTGGAACTACCTCGGCGAGCAGCAAAAAGCGCTCTCTTCAAATCAGTTCCGCCGCCAGTGCAAGCTGGATTTCCTTAACTACCTGCGCGTTCGCGAATGGCAGGATATCTATACCCAGCTGCGCCAGGTGGTGAAAGAGCTTGGCCTGCCGGTGAACAGCGAACCCGGTGACTTCCGCGCGGTACACTCGGCATTGCTGACCGGGCTGCTGTCCCATATCGGACAGAAGGACACGGAAAAGCAGGAGTATACCGGGGCACGTAACGCTCGCTTCTCCATCTTCCCTGGCTCCGGTTTATTTAAAAAGCCGCCGAAATGGACAATGGTAGCCGAGCTGGTTGAGACCAGCCGCCTGTGGGGGCGCATTGCCGCCCGTATCGATCCGGAATGGATTGAGCCGCTGGCGCAGCATCTGATTAAGCGGTCGTACAGCGAGCCGCACTGGGAGAAAGCTCAGGGCGCAGTAATGGCCCAGGAAAAAGTCACTCTCTATGGGCTGCCGATTGTGGCCGCGCGTAAAGTAAATTACAGCGATATCGACCCGGCCCTGTGCCGCGAGCTGTTTATCCGCCACGCTCTGGTGGAAGGCGACTGGCAAACCCGTCACGCTTTCTTCCGCGACAATCTCAGGCTGCGGGCGGAAATCGAAGATCTGGAGCATAAGTCCCGCCGTCGCGACATCCTGGTGGACGACGAAACTCTGTTTGAGTTTTATGACCAGCGTATAGCCCATGACGTGATTTCCGCGCGTCATTTCGACAGCTGGTGGAAAAAGACCAGCCGCGAAACGCCGGACCTGCTGAACTTCGAAAAAAATATGCTGATCAGGGAAGGTGCGGAGCAGGTCAGCAAGCTGGACTATCCAAACTTCTGGCACCAGGGCAACCTCAAGCTGCGTCTGACCTACCAGTTTGAACCAGGCGCGGACGCGGACGGCGTAACGGTGCATATCCCGCTGCCGCTGCTTAACCAGGTGGAAGAATCAGGCTTTGAGTGGCAGATCCCGGGCGTGCGCCGCGAGCTGATTATTGCCCTGATCAAATCGCTGCCGAAGCCGGTTCGCCGCAATTTTGTGCCTGCCCCTAACTATGCTGAAGCATTTTTGGGCCGCGCTACGCCGCTGGAGCTGCCGCTGCTGGACAGCCTTGAGCGCGAATTCCGCCGCATGGCGGGCGTTACCATTGACCGGGAAGACTGGCACTGGGATCAGGTGCCCGATCACCTGAAAATGACGTTCCGCGTGGTGGATGAGCACAACAAAAAGCTGAAAGAGGGCAAAGACCTTAGCGAGCTGAAAGGCGGCCTGAAAGATAAAGTCCAGCAGACGCTCTCCGCAGTGGCGGATGATGGCATCGAGCAGAGCGGGCTGCACATCTGGAGCTTTGGTTCCCTGCCTGAAAGCTATGAGCAGAAACGCGGCAACTACCGGATGAAGGCTTTCCCTGCGCTGGTGGACGAAAAAGAGAGCGTGGCTATTAAGCTGTTCGATAATCCTCTCGAACAACAACAGGCAATGTGGCGCGGTCTGCGCCGTCTGCTGCTGTTAAATATCCCGTCGCCGGTGAAATACCTGCATGAAAAGCTGCCGAATAAAGCCAAGCTCGGCCTGTACTTTAACCCGTACGGCAAAGTTCTGGAGCTTATCGACGACTGCATCTCCTGCGGCATTGATAAGCTGATTGCGCAGAACGGCGGGCCGGTCTGGAGCGAAGAAGGTTTTGCCGTATTGCATGAAAAAGTGCGTGCAGATCTGAATGACACGGTGGTTGAGATTGCCAAACAGGTTGAACAGATCCTCACTACGGTATTTAACATCAATAAACGGCTGAAAGGGCGCGTGGATATGACCATGGCGCTTGGCCTGTCTGACGTTAAGGCGCAGATGAGCGGCCTGGTTTATCGTGGTTTTGTCACCGGCAACGGCTATAAGCGCCTCGGCGATACGCTGCGTTACCTGCAGGCTATCGAGAAGCGGCTGGAAAAAATGGCTATCGATCCGCACCGCGATCGCGCGCAGATGCTCAAGGTAGAAAGCGTGCAGCAGGCCTGGCAGCAGTGGCTGAATAAGCTGCCGCCGGCCAGTCGCGAAAACGAACAGGTGCAGGAGATCCGCTGGATGATAGAAGAGCTGCGAGTCAGCTACTTTGCTCAGCAGCTTGGGACCCCGTACCCGATTTCAGATAAGCGTATTTTGCAGGCGATGGAGCAGGTGGCGCTCTGA
- the azoR gene encoding FMN-dependent NADH-azoreductase — MSKVLVLKSSILAGYSQSNQLSDYFVEQWREKHSADEITVRDLAANPIPVLDGELVGALRPSDAALTPRQQEALALSDELIAELKAHDVIVFNAPMYNFNIPTQLKNYFDLVARAGVTFRYTEKGPEGLVTGKRALVVTSRGGIHKDTPTDLLVPYLNVFLGFIGITDVNYVFAEGFGYGPEVAAKAQTDAKAAIDSIVAA; from the coding sequence ATGAGCAAAGTATTAGTTCTGAAATCCAGCATCCTGGCAGGTTATTCTCAGTCCAACCAGCTGTCCGACTATTTTGTTGAACAATGGCGCGAAAAGCACAGCGCTGATGAGATTACCGTTCGTGACCTGGCGGCAAACCCAATCCCGGTACTGGATGGTGAACTGGTCGGTGCTCTGCGCCCTTCCGATGCTGCGCTGACCCCACGTCAGCAGGAAGCTCTGGCGCTGTCCGATGAGCTGATTGCCGAACTGAAAGCGCATGACGTGATTGTGTTTAACGCGCCGATGTATAACTTCAACATCCCTACTCAGCTGAAAAACTACTTCGACCTCGTCGCCCGCGCTGGCGTGACCTTCCGCTATACCGAGAAAGGCCCTGAAGGCCTGGTGACCGGCAAACGTGCCCTGGTAGTGACCTCTCGCGGCGGTATCCACAAGGACACCCCAACTGACCTGCTGGTGCCATACCTGAACGTGTTCCTGGGCTTCATCGGGATCACCGACGTGAACTACGTGTTTGCAGAAGGTTTTGGTTACGGCCCTGAAGTGGCTGCTAAGGCCCAGACTGACGCTAAAGCCGCTATCGACAGCATCGTCGCAGCGTAA
- a CDS encoding YnfC family lipoprotein, with translation MKKIIILGTLALGLNGCDNARSPQAYTPEMASFSNEFDFDPMRGPVKDFSQTLMNEKGQVLKRVSGSLSEEGCFDSLEFHDIENNSGAALTLDANYYVDAVSLEKRVRLQGKCQLAALPAAGISYDTDDNDFVTAAKGKDVLVTYKYDSEGYPLGKVTKSKDSELAIVAQAGVDKKKKLDYSATTSLNGKAIGAVKQTCDYDRHFNPLSCDLEMTDDSATPPTVAHYTIKNTVEYY, from the coding sequence GTGAAGAAAATCATAATCCTCGGCACGCTGGCTTTAGGGCTTAACGGGTGTGACAACGCCCGGTCTCCGCAGGCGTATACGCCAGAAATGGCCAGTTTTTCAAACGAGTTCGATTTTGACCCGATGCGTGGCCCGGTAAAGGATTTTAGCCAGACCCTGATGAACGAGAAGGGGCAGGTTTTAAAAAGAGTCAGCGGTTCGCTGTCAGAGGAAGGGTGCTTTGACAGCCTGGAGTTTCACGATATTGAAAACAACAGCGGGGCAGCGCTGACGCTCGATGCTAACTACTATGTTGATGCGGTGAGTCTTGAAAAACGCGTCCGGCTGCAGGGTAAATGCCAGTTGGCAGCGTTGCCCGCCGCAGGCATCAGCTACGACACCGATGACAATGATTTCGTGACCGCCGCGAAGGGCAAAGACGTGCTGGTCACCTACAAGTATGACAGTGAAGGTTATCCGCTGGGCAAGGTGACGAAATCGAAAGACAGCGAGCTCGCCATCGTGGCGCAGGCCGGGGTCGATAAAAAGAAAAAGCTGGATTACAGCGCCACAACCAGCCTGAACGGCAAAGCCATCGGGGCGGTTAAGCAAACCTGTGATTATGACCGGCATTTCAACCCGCTGTCCTGCGACCTGGAAATGACGGATGACTCTGCCACGCCGCCAACCGTTGCGCATTACACGATTAAAAATACGGTTGAGTATTACTGA
- a CDS encoding DUF1161 domain-containing protein, which translates to MKRTVWLSTILLIAAAPALAAQGSCEKVKADIQQKIINNGVPESGFSLTIVPNDQVDKAGGQVVGHCANDTQKIVYTRIAGGAAPENEPQ; encoded by the coding sequence ATGAAACGTACCGTTTGGTTAAGCACGATACTGCTGATCGCTGCCGCCCCGGCGTTGGCCGCACAGGGCAGCTGCGAAAAAGTCAAAGCGGATATTCAGCAGAAAATTATCAATAACGGCGTGCCGGAGTCGGGCTTCTCGCTCACCATCGTGCCGAACGATCAGGTGGACAAAGCCGGCGGCCAGGTCGTTGGCCACTGCGCGAACGATACGCAAAAAATCGTCTATACCCGCATCGCCGGTGGCGCGGCACCGGAAAACGAACCGCAATAA
- the ynfE gene encoding selenate/tellurate reductase subunit YnfE: MSNLNNSGGISRRSLVKSSAIGGLALAAGGISLPFGLRSAAAAVAKALSPESKDKVVWGACSVNCGSRCALRLHVRDEEVYWVETDNTGLDTYGDHQVRACLRGRSIRRRINHPERLNYPMKRVGKRGEGKFERISWDEALDIVSTSLKQTVEKQGNEAVYINYSSGVVGGNITRSSPYASLVARLMNCYGGYLSHYGTYSTAQIACAMPYTYGSNDGNSTSDIENSKLVVLFGNNPAETRMSGGGITYYLEQARERSNARMIVIDPRYTDTAAGREDEWIPIRPGTDTALVAGLAHVMISEDLVDQPFLDKYCVGYDEKTLPADAPRNGHYKAYILGEGEDGVEKTPQWAAGITGIPADRIIKLAREIAGTKPAYIAQGWGPQRQANGELTSRAIAMLPILTGNVGINGGNSGARESTYTITIERMPVLENPVKTQISCFSWTDAIVRGAEMTARRDGVRGKEKLDVPIKFIWNYAGNTLINQHSDINKTHAILQNDKQCEMIVVIENFMTSSAKYADILLPDLMTVEQEDIIPNDYAGNMGYLIFIQPATAPKFERKPIYWIMSEVAKRLGDDVHQAFTEGRSQREWLQYLYAKMLAKDPALPAWDALRDMGIYKRKDPAGHFVAYKKFREDPQANPLKTPSGKIEIYSSRLADIAASWELEKDETISPLPVYASTFEGWDDPQRGEFPLQLFGFHYKARTHSTYGNIDVLQAAARQEVWINPLDAKRRGIANGDKVSVFNGRGEVHIEAKVTPRIMPGVAAMGQGAWHNADMSGDRIDRGACINTLTTHRPSPLAKGNPQHTNLVEIKKI, encoded by the coding sequence ATGTCGAACCTCAATAATTCGGGCGGTATTAGCCGCCGTAGCCTGGTAAAATCCTCGGCCATTGGCGGGCTGGCGCTCGCTGCCGGCGGTATTTCGCTGCCTTTTGGCCTGCGCAGCGCGGCGGCCGCTGTCGCTAAAGCACTGTCGCCGGAAAGCAAAGACAAAGTTGTCTGGGGAGCCTGCTCGGTCAACTGCGGCAGCCGCTGCGCCCTGCGGCTGCACGTCCGCGACGAAGAAGTTTACTGGGTTGAAACGGATAATACCGGGCTGGATACCTATGGCGATCATCAGGTGCGGGCCTGCCTGCGCGGGCGCTCCATCCGCCGCCGAATTAACCATCCGGAACGCCTGAATTACCCGATGAAGCGCGTTGGCAAGCGCGGAGAAGGCAAGTTTGAGCGTATCAGCTGGGATGAAGCGCTGGATATCGTCAGCACCAGCCTGAAGCAAACCGTCGAAAAACAGGGCAACGAAGCGGTTTATATCAACTACTCCTCCGGCGTGGTCGGCGGGAATATTACCCGCTCGTCCCCTTACGCCTCTCTGGTGGCCCGCCTGATGAACTGTTATGGCGGTTATCTCAGCCACTACGGCACCTACAGCACCGCGCAAATCGCCTGTGCGATGCCTTACACCTACGGCAGCAACGACGGCAATAGCACTTCAGATATCGAAAACAGCAAGCTGGTCGTGCTGTTCGGCAATAATCCGGCAGAAACCCGCATGAGCGGCGGCGGCATTACTTACTACCTTGAGCAGGCCCGCGAGCGCTCAAACGCCAGAATGATTGTTATCGACCCACGCTACACCGACACCGCAGCAGGCCGGGAAGATGAATGGATCCCGATTCGCCCGGGGACGGACACCGCGCTGGTTGCGGGCCTCGCTCACGTAATGATTAGCGAGGATCTGGTCGATCAGCCATTCCTGGATAAATACTGCGTCGGCTATGACGAAAAAACACTCCCCGCCGACGCCCCGCGTAACGGCCACTATAAAGCCTATATTCTGGGCGAAGGCGAAGACGGCGTTGAGAAAACGCCGCAGTGGGCCGCCGGGATCACCGGTATTCCGGCCGACAGAATCATCAAGCTGGCGCGTGAAATTGCCGGCACAAAACCCGCCTACATTGCCCAGGGCTGGGGCCCTCAGCGCCAGGCTAACGGCGAACTCACCTCACGCGCCATCGCTATGCTGCCCATTCTCACCGGCAATGTGGGAATTAACGGCGGCAACAGCGGCGCTCGTGAATCTACCTACACCATCACCATCGAACGCATGCCGGTGCTGGAAAACCCGGTAAAAACCCAAATCTCCTGCTTCAGCTGGACGGATGCCATTGTCCGGGGCGCGGAAATGACCGCCAGACGTGACGGCGTGCGAGGCAAAGAGAAGCTGGACGTTCCGATTAAGTTTATCTGGAATTATGCGGGCAACACCCTGATCAACCAGCACTCCGACATCAACAAGACTCACGCTATTTTGCAGAACGATAAGCAGTGCGAAATGATTGTGGTGATCGAGAACTTTATGACCTCATCGGCGAAATACGCCGATATCCTGCTGCCGGATCTGATGACCGTCGAACAGGAGGACATCATTCCTAACGATTACGCGGGCAATATGGGCTACCTGATTTTCATTCAGCCCGCTACCGCGCCTAAATTTGAGCGCAAGCCTATCTACTGGATAATGAGCGAGGTGGCCAAAAGGCTGGGTGACGATGTGCATCAGGCCTTTACGGAAGGAAGATCTCAGCGCGAGTGGCTGCAATATCTGTACGCCAAAATGCTGGCGAAAGATCCGGCACTTCCCGCCTGGGATGCCCTGCGGGATATGGGCATTTACAAGCGAAAAGATCCGGCGGGCCATTTTGTGGCCTACAAAAAATTCCGCGAAGATCCGCAGGCAAACCCGCTCAAAACGCCGTCCGGAAAAATTGAAATTTATTCCAGCAGGCTTGCTGATATCGCCGCCAGCTGGGAGCTGGAAAAAGACGAAACCATCAGCCCGCTGCCCGTCTATGCCTCAACTTTTGAAGGCTGGGACGATCCGCAGCGCGGCGAGTTCCCGCTCCAGCTGTTTGGCTTCCACTATAAAGCCAGAACCCACTCAACCTACGGCAACATTGACGTCCTGCAGGCCGCAGCGCGTCAGGAGGTGTGGATTAACCCGCTCGATGCTAAACGACGTGGGATTGCCAACGGTGACAAGGTCAGTGTGTTTAACGGACGAGGTGAAGTACACATTGAAGCCAAAGTTACCCCACGCATCATGCCGGGCGTGGCAGCGATGGGCCAGGGCGCCTGGCATAACGCCGATATGAGCGGCGACAGAATCGACCGCGGCGCCTGCATCAATACGCTGACCACGCATCGCCCGTCGCCGCTGGCAAAGGGTAACCCGCAGCACACCAACCTCGTTGAAATTAAAAAAATTTAA
- the dmsD gene encoding Tat proofreading chaperone DmsD translates to MLSDPQRLAAVALSGKIVGTLFYHAPHSAENETLLAMLAGESWVAEWPYPSDALPGIASQIARGIKEGEASLRAEHQRLFIGPYALPAPPWGSVYLDKENVLFGDSMLELRQWMRGQGFAPQMNQNEPDDHFGLLLMLAAWLAEGDRPQPLDELLAWHLLPWAERYLTLFAENTSNDFYSGVGKLAKMTLSDWKKGMVLPVASKEIHF, encoded by the coding sequence ATGTTATCAGATCCACAGCGGCTGGCTGCTGTCGCTCTTAGCGGAAAAATAGTGGGTACGCTGTTTTACCACGCTCCGCACAGCGCAGAGAATGAAACCCTGCTTGCCATGCTGGCCGGGGAAAGCTGGGTCGCCGAGTGGCCTTACCCGTCGGATGCCTTGCCGGGCATTGCCAGTCAAATAGCTCGAGGAATAAAGGAAGGCGAGGCCTCATTGCGCGCCGAGCATCAGCGTTTATTCATCGGCCCTTATGCGCTTCCCGCGCCGCCCTGGGGATCCGTTTATCTCGACAAAGAAAACGTGCTGTTTGGCGACTCGATGCTTGAGCTGCGCCAGTGGATGCGCGGGCAGGGTTTTGCCCCGCAGATGAATCAAAACGAGCCGGACGATCATTTTGGCCTGCTGCTGATGCTGGCGGCATGGCTTGCCGAAGGCGACCGGCCGCAGCCGCTGGATGAGCTGCTTGCCTGGCACCTGCTTCCCTGGGCAGAGCGCTACCTGACGCTGTTTGCCGAAAACACCTCTAATGATTTCTATAGCGGAGTTGGCAAACTGGCGAAAATGACGCTTTCAGACTGGAAAAAAGGCATGGTTTTGCCCGTCGCCAGCAAAGAGATTCACTTCTAA
- the osmY gene encoding osmoprotectant ABC transporter permease OsmY, whose product MQNASFATRFLLGLLALILVLGLLVWGIGPETIKARQEDLVYLGQQHLILVFSSMALALLVGIPSGILLSRPAARRWAEYVMQIFNIGNTLPPLAVLALAMVIIGIGDKPAIIALFLASLLPIVRNTYAGLCSVPASLIEAANGIGMTKMQRLRQVELPNAWPVILSGVRIATAINVGTAPLAFLIGASSYGELIFPGIYLNDFPTLILGAVATALFALILDLALAGLGRALSPHTAR is encoded by the coding sequence ATGCAAAACGCATCCTTCGCAACACGGTTCCTGCTCGGGCTTCTTGCGCTTATTTTAGTGCTCGGTCTGCTGGTCTGGGGCATTGGCCCCGAGACGATCAAGGCCCGACAGGAGGATTTGGTCTACCTCGGGCAACAGCACCTGATTCTGGTATTTAGCTCGATGGCGCTCGCCCTGCTGGTCGGTATTCCCAGCGGAATTCTACTCAGCCGCCCCGCGGCTCGCCGCTGGGCAGAGTACGTCATGCAGATTTTCAACATTGGTAACACGCTGCCGCCGCTTGCGGTGCTGGCGCTGGCTATGGTGATCATCGGCATCGGCGACAAACCGGCCATTATCGCTCTGTTCCTCGCTTCGCTGCTGCCAATAGTACGTAATACCTACGCCGGGCTTTGCAGCGTCCCTGCTTCGCTGATAGAGGCCGCCAACGGCATTGGCATGACCAAAATGCAGCGTCTGCGTCAGGTTGAGCTTCCGAATGCCTGGCCGGTAATCCTTTCAGGCGTACGGATTGCCACGGCAATCAACGTGGGTACCGCACCGCTGGCCTTCCTGATCGGCGCCAGCAGCTACGGAGAACTTATCTTCCCGGGGATTTACCTGAACGACTTCCCGACGCTGATTCTCGGCGCGGTAGCCACGGCGCTGTTCGCCCTGATCCTCGATCTTGCGCTTGCCGGCCTGGGACGTGCGCTGAGCCCCCATACCGCCAGATAA
- a CDS encoding glycine betaine ABC transporter substrate-binding protein, producing the protein MRLFSRVLTAAIAAASLIGLQAQAAPLILATKSFTEQHILSAMTTQYLAKKGFQVTPQTNIATVISRNAMINKQIDMTWEYTGTSLIIFNHINKRMTPEESYNTVKKLDAKLGLVWLKPAEMNNTYAFAMKRERAEKEGITTMSQLVERIEHIRQTDPKHNWMLGLDLEFAGRSDGLKPLQQVYNMALDRPQIRQMDPGLVYNAIRDGFVDAGLIYTTDGRMKGFDLKALVDDKGFFPSYAVTPVVRKDVLDSHPGLEEALNTLSSELNNEVITTLNAKVDIDHETPQQVAREFLQQKGLL; encoded by the coding sequence ATGAGACTGTTTTCACGCGTGTTGACGGCGGCGATTGCTGCGGCATCGCTCATTGGCCTGCAGGCCCAGGCCGCGCCGCTGATTCTGGCGACCAAAAGCTTTACCGAGCAGCATATTTTGTCGGCGATGACCACCCAGTACCTGGCTAAAAAAGGCTTTCAGGTGACGCCCCAGACCAATATCGCCACGGTGATTTCCCGCAATGCGATGATCAATAAACAGATCGATATGACCTGGGAGTACACCGGTACCTCGCTGATTATCTTCAACCACATCAACAAGCGAATGACGCCGGAAGAGTCGTACAACACGGTAAAAAAGCTGGATGCAAAGCTTGGTCTGGTCTGGCTTAAACCGGCCGAGATGAACAACACCTACGCATTTGCGATGAAGCGAGAGCGTGCTGAAAAAGAAGGGATTACCACAATGTCGCAGCTGGTGGAGCGCATCGAGCATATCCGTCAGACCGATCCTAAACATAACTGGATGCTGGGTCTCGATCTGGAATTTGCCGGACGCAGCGACGGCCTGAAGCCTCTGCAGCAGGTTTACAACATGGCGCTGGACCGCCCGCAGATCCGTCAGATGGACCCGGGTCTCGTCTATAACGCCATCCGCGACGGGTTCGTCGATGCCGGGCTTATCTACACCACCGACGGGCGAATGAAAGGCTTTGATCTGAAGGCGCTGGTTGACGATAAAGGCTTCTTCCCAAGTTACGCTGTCACGCCGGTGGTGCGTAAAGATGTGCTGGACTCGCACCCAGGGCTTGAGGAGGCGCTGAACACCCTTTCGTCCGAGCTGAATAACGAGGTGATAACAACCCTGAATGCCAAAGTTGATATCGACCATGAAACCCCGCAGCAGGTAGCACGTGAATTCCT